A region of Jannaschia sp. W003 DNA encodes the following proteins:
- a CDS encoding nucleotidyltransferase domain-containing protein, producing MKAGDVIETIAEALRGQPAVRALFLSGSHGNGRADAWSDIDFILVSPDGPSDAVAALWHEAVARTGEIVLWRDRTVRPALVNAITADWTRTDAVILTPEQVRSHPRSGLVPLLDRDDIHDSLPGDTPAPGVPPARLRYQFEEFLRVLGLLHLAMSRQEYLNGVTGVFHLRTLLIDLLIEENGAPDRGGALHLGRLLTAEQTALVAALPVPAAEREAIVAANLAFARAYLPRARRLAAARGVAWPERLEAATWAVLERSPGIARPYEPER from the coding sequence ATGAAGGCCGGGGACGTCATCGAGACCATCGCGGAAGCCCTGCGCGGACAACCCGCCGTTCGCGCCCTCTTCCTGAGCGGCAGCCACGGAAACGGGCGGGCCGACGCCTGGAGCGACATCGACTTCATTCTGGTGTCGCCCGATGGCCCGTCGGACGCGGTCGCCGCGCTGTGGCACGAGGCCGTCGCCCGGACCGGCGAGATCGTGTTGTGGCGCGACCGCACGGTGCGCCCCGCCCTCGTCAACGCGATCACCGCGGACTGGACGCGCACCGACGCGGTGATCCTCACGCCGGAGCAGGTGCGCAGCCATCCCCGTTCCGGTCTCGTGCCACTCCTCGACCGCGATGACATCCACGACAGCCTCCCGGGGGACACGCCCGCGCCGGGGGTCCCCCCGGCGCGCCTGCGCTACCAGTTCGAGGAGTTCCTCCGCGTGCTCGGCCTGCTCCATCTCGCCATGAGCCGGCAGGAGTACCTTAACGGCGTCACGGGGGTGTTCCACCTGCGCACACTTCTGATCGACCTGCTGATCGAGGAGAACGGGGCGCCCGACCGCGGCGGGGCGCTGCATCTCGGCCGGCTGCTCACGGCAGAGCAGACGGCCCTCGTGGCCGCGCTGCCCGTGCCCGCTGCGGAGCGCGAGGCGATCGTTGCGGCGAACCTCGCCTTCGCCCGCGCCTATCTACCCCGCGCCCGCCGCCTCGCCGCCGCGCGGGGGGTGGCGTGGCCGGAGCGGCTCGAGGCGGCGACGTGGGCGGTGCTGGAGCGTTCGCCGGGGATCGCGCGCCCCTACGAGCCGGAGCGCTGA
- a CDS encoding ABC transporter permease translates to MQTDTARGLSLISVPFLYAVLLLAGPLLTILVFSFWSQDYLTVDRTPTLENYRAALGEPIYRTLLLRSLGIAGAVTLITVVLAFPVAYYVSFRVHPSKKPLWLFLITIPFWTSYLLRIFLWKVMLGYNGVINSALEGLGLIDEPLRFILYNANAVVITLSHAFAPFAILPIFVALERIDRSLLEAARDLGENAITTFLRVTLPLAAPGVVAALLIVFIPTVGDYITPAQVGGPGGKMIANFIYELFFSLNDRPMGSALAVVAMAAVTVVALAVLWLGRRLGGAR, encoded by the coding sequence TTGCAGACGGACACCGCCCGCGGGCTCTCGCTGATCTCCGTGCCCTTCCTCTACGCGGTGCTCTTGCTCGCCGGGCCGCTGCTGACGATCCTGGTCTTCAGCTTCTGGAGCCAGGACTACCTGACGGTCGACCGCACGCCCACGCTGGAGAACTACCGCGCGGCCCTCGGCGAGCCGATCTACCGCACGCTCCTCCTGCGCTCGCTCGGCATCGCGGGCGCGGTCACGCTGATCACCGTCGTGCTGGCCTTTCCGGTCGCCTACTACGTCAGCTTCCGGGTGCACCCGTCGAAGAAGCCGCTCTGGCTGTTCCTGATCACGATCCCGTTCTGGACCAGCTACCTGCTGCGGATCTTCCTGTGGAAGGTCATGCTGGGCTACAACGGCGTCATCAACTCGGCGCTGGAGGGGCTGGGCCTCATCGACGAGCCGCTGCGCTTCATCCTCTACAACGCCAACGCCGTGGTCATCACCCTCTCCCACGCGTTCGCGCCCTTCGCGATCCTGCCGATCTTCGTGGCCCTCGAGCGGATCGACCGCTCGCTGCTGGAGGCCGCGCGCGACCTCGGCGAGAACGCGATCACGACCTTCCTGCGCGTCACCCTGCCCCTCGCAGCACCAGGCGTGGTGGCCGCGCTCCTGATCGTGTTCATCCCCACCGTGGGCGACTACATCACGCCCGCGCAAGTCGGGGGTCCGGGGGGCAAGATGATCGCCAACTTCATCTACGAGCTCTTCTTCTCGCTCAACGACCGGCCCATGGGCTCGGCGCTCGCGGTGGTGGCGATGGCGGCCGTGACCGTGGTGGCGCTGGCGGTCCTCTGGCTCGGCCGCCGCCTCGGGGGGGCGCGCTAG
- a CDS encoding ABC transporter permease, whose translation MLRAYALLFLAFLYAPILLLPVFAFNDGTVIAFPLGGFTTEWFARLGTKAELQSALGNSLIVAACASAGSVILGLMAARAGVRYRFPGRAGMLGLIVLPIVLPEIIVAVALLIVAVQVLDIALALWLLIAAHVLICTPFAVAILNASFHALDPAIEEAAIDLGETRASTFLRITLPLVMPGIVAAALISFTISLDEFIIAFFLTGSETTLPVYIWSLLRFPKELPVIMALGTLLVIASVAILSLAEWNRRRGLRRAGAEDHGGFL comes from the coding sequence ATGCTGCGGGCCTACGCGCTGCTGTTCCTCGCGTTCCTCTACGCGCCGATCCTGCTGCTGCCGGTGTTCGCGTTCAACGACGGCACCGTGATCGCCTTTCCGTTGGGCGGGTTCACCACCGAGTGGTTCGCGCGCCTCGGGACCAAGGCCGAGCTGCAGTCGGCGCTGGGCAACTCTCTGATCGTGGCGGCCTGCGCTTCCGCCGGCTCGGTGATCCTCGGGCTGATGGCGGCGCGCGCGGGCGTGCGCTACCGCTTTCCGGGGCGCGCGGGCATGCTGGGGCTGATCGTGCTGCCGATCGTTCTGCCCGAGATCATCGTGGCGGTCGCGCTGCTGATCGTCGCCGTGCAGGTGCTCGACATCGCGCTGGCGCTGTGGCTGCTGATCGCCGCGCACGTGCTGATCTGCACGCCCTTCGCGGTGGCCATCCTGAACGCCTCGTTCCACGCGCTGGATCCGGCCATCGAGGAAGCCGCCATCGACCTGGGCGAGACGCGCGCCTCGACCTTCCTGCGGATCACGCTGCCCCTCGTGATGCCCGGCATCGTGGCCGCCGCCCTGATCTCGTTCACGATCTCGCTCGACGAGTTCATCATCGCCTTCTTCCTCACCGGCTCCGAGACCACCCTGCCCGTCTACATCTGGTCGCTGCTGCGCTTCCCCAAGGAGCTGCCCGTGATCATGGCGCTGGGCACGCTTCTGGTGATCGCCTCGGTGGCGATCCTGAGCCTCGCCGAATGGAACCGCCGCCGGGGCCTGCGCCGGGCGGGCGCCGAAGACCACGGAGGGTTCCTGTGA
- a CDS encoding ABC transporter ATP-binding protein — MEPPPGPAPGGRRRPRRVPVSLISLRGIDKHYGDYHALRNVDLDIAEGEFFSLLGPSGCGKTTLLRVIAGFEDLTEGTVAIGGADMARVPANRRPTNMVFQSYAIFPHLTVARNVAFGLRKRDGSKEEKRRQVEEALEMVGLGGYGARSATALSGGQKQRVALARALVLHPKVLLLDEPLSALDRKMREQMQEELIRLQRQVGITFVLVTHDQEEALVMSDRIAVMFDGRIAQVAEAEALYRRPVSQRVAEFIGTMNFLDARVTGDRVEAAGLGAMARWEIGAEAAASNGTAVGFRPEAVTLLFGGQDAGGHEARGTIREVVYYGDMTYYDVALNGAERPVRVSMRNVHGREVLEIGAPARLAWSPGAMVLFD, encoded by the coding sequence ATGGAACCGCCGCCGGGGCCTGCGCCGGGCGGGCGCCGAAGACCACGGAGGGTTCCTGTGAGCCTCATCTCGCTGCGCGGCATCGACAAGCACTACGGCGACTACCACGCGCTGCGGAACGTCGATCTCGACATCGCGGAGGGCGAGTTCTTCTCGCTGCTCGGCCCCTCGGGCTGCGGCAAGACCACGCTGCTGCGGGTGATCGCGGGGTTCGAGGACCTCACCGAGGGGACCGTCGCCATCGGCGGCGCCGACATGGCGCGGGTGCCCGCCAACCGGCGGCCCACCAACATGGTGTTCCAGAGCTACGCGATCTTCCCGCACCTCACCGTCGCGCGGAACGTGGCGTTCGGGCTGCGCAAGCGCGACGGCTCGAAGGAGGAGAAGCGCCGGCAGGTGGAGGAGGCGCTGGAGATGGTGGGGCTGGGCGGCTACGGCGCCCGCTCGGCCACGGCGCTCTCGGGCGGGCAGAAGCAGCGCGTGGCGCTGGCGCGCGCGCTGGTGCTGCACCCGAAGGTGCTGCTGCTGGACGAGCCGCTGTCGGCGCTCGACCGCAAGATGCGCGAGCAGATGCAGGAGGAGCTGATCCGCCTCCAGCGACAGGTCGGCATCACCTTCGTGCTGGTCACCCACGACCAGGAGGAGGCGCTGGTCATGTCGGACCGCATCGCCGTCATGTTCGACGGGCGCATCGCGCAGGTGGCCGAGGCCGAGGCGCTCTACCGCCGGCCCGTCTCGCAGCGGGTGGCGGAGTTCATCGGCACCATGAACTTCCTCGATGCCCGCGTGACGGGCGACCGGGTCGAGGCGGCGGGCCTCGGCGCGATGGCGCGCTGGGAGATCGGCGCCGAGGCCGCCGCCTCGAATGGGACGGCGGTGGGCTTCCGGCCCGAGGCGGTCACGCTGCTGTTCGGCGGGCAGGACGCGGGGGGACACGAGGCGCGGGGCACGATCCGCGAGGTCGTCTACTACGGCGACATGACCTACTACGACGTGGCCCTGAACGGGGCCGAGCGCCCCGTGCGGGTCTCGATGCGCAACGTCCACGGCCGCGAGGTGCTGGAGATCGGCGCTCCCGCCCGGCTCGCGTGGTCGCCGGGGGCGATGGTGCTGTTCGACTGA
- a CDS encoding cobalamin-independent methionine synthase II family protein has translation MPIRVTHVGSLPRTQAVVDMIFARERGEAFDPTAFDAVMRDACAETVRRQVEAGVDVVSDGETSKISYATYVKDRYTGFSGDSPRNAPADLKRFPSFLKRLADEGGTPQYARPMCTGEVRSKGQDELLKDIGNLKAAMAAHGARDGFMNAASPGLISLFLQNAHYPSREAYLAALADAMAEEYRTIVDAGLMLQLDCPDLALSRHMLFADLTDAEFVRIAESHVEALNGALAGIDPARVRVHICWGNYEGPHVCDVPMDTVFATFLKVRASHLLFETSNPRHAHEWRVWHERRAEIPDDKVLVPGVVDTTTNFVEHPEVVAERLGRFRDIVGAERVVASSDCGFGTFAGFGAVDPEIAYAKLGALAEGATLASVR, from the coding sequence ATGCCGATCCGCGTCACCCACGTCGGAAGCCTGCCGCGCACGCAGGCGGTCGTGGACATGATCTTCGCCCGCGAGCGGGGCGAGGCCTTTGACCCCACCGCGTTCGACGCCGTCATGCGCGACGCCTGCGCCGAGACCGTGCGCCGGCAGGTCGAGGCGGGCGTGGACGTGGTCTCGGACGGCGAGACCTCAAAGATTAGCTACGCCACCTACGTGAAGGACCGCTACACCGGCTTCTCGGGAGACAGCCCCCGCAACGCCCCCGCCGACCTCAAGCGCTTCCCGAGCTTCCTCAAGCGCCTCGCCGACGAGGGCGGCACGCCGCAATACGCCCGGCCGATGTGCACGGGCGAGGTGCGCTCCAAGGGGCAGGACGAGCTGCTGAAGGACATCGGCAACCTCAAGGCGGCGATGGCCGCCCACGGCGCGCGCGACGGGTTCATGAACGCCGCCTCGCCGGGCTTGATCTCGCTGTTCCTGCAGAACGCGCACTACCCCTCGCGCGAGGCCTATCTCGCCGCCTTGGCCGATGCCATGGCCGAGGAATACCGCACCATCGTGGACGCCGGCCTCATGCTCCAGCTCGACTGCCCCGACCTGGCCCTGTCGCGGCACATGCTCTTCGCGGACCTCACGGACGCGGAGTTCGTCCGCATCGCCGAGAGCCACGTCGAGGCGCTGAACGGCGCGCTCGCGGGCATCGACCCCGCCCGCGTGCGCGTCCACATCTGCTGGGGCAACTACGAGGGCCCGCACGTCTGCGACGTGCCCATGGACACCGTCTTCGCCACCTTCCTGAAGGTCCGGGCCTCGCACCTCCTGTTCGAGACGTCGAACCCCCGCCACGCCCACGAGTGGCGCGTCTGGCACGAGCGCCGCGCCGAGATCCCGGACGACAAGGTTCTGGTGCCCGGCGTCGTGGACACGACGACGAACTTCGTGGAGCACCCCGAGGTGGTGGCCGAGCGGCTGGGCCGGTTCCGCGACATCGTCGGCGCGGAGCGGGTGGTCGCCTCGTCGGACTGCGGCTTCGGGACCTTCGCGGGCTTCGGCGCGGTGGACCCGGAGATCGCCTACGCCAAGCTCGGCGCGCTGGCCGAGGGGGCGACGCTGGCATCGGTGCGCTGA
- a CDS encoding ABC transporter permease has product MSLRARIYLLLVAGFAVGPFLPLVVQSLAFRWAWPALVPTWTWEAPPSRFAPPGWDYVLSPASRVWEATLNTVGIGLAVTLLCLAICLPAARVLGRGRFRGKGALEFAVSLPLVVPEAAVALALLMIAIRLGLAGTYAGIVLVHLIPCIPYMTRMLTAVWQGLGPEHEEAAALLGASPVRILWHVTLPMLMPGVLAGALFAFLVSTNVFLLTFLLGQGRVVTLPTLLFSKISGGTLDASAAGIALVAALPGLVLLAVSDRLIREEAFARGL; this is encoded by the coding sequence GTGAGCCTGCGCGCCCGCATCTACCTCCTGCTCGTCGCGGGCTTCGCCGTCGGCCCGTTCCTGCCCCTCGTGGTCCAGAGCCTCGCGTTCCGCTGGGCCTGGCCGGCGCTGGTCCCGACCTGGACCTGGGAGGCACCCCCCAGCCGCTTCGCTCCGCCGGGCTGGGACTACGTGCTGTCCCCGGCCTCCCGCGTCTGGGAGGCCACGCTCAACACCGTGGGCATCGGGCTGGCCGTGACGCTGCTGTGCCTCGCCATCTGCCTTCCGGCGGCCCGGGTGCTGGGGCGGGGGCGGTTCCGCGGCAAGGGCGCGCTGGAGTTCGCGGTCTCGCTGCCGCTCGTGGTGCCCGAGGCCGCCGTGGCGCTCGCCCTCCTGATGATCGCGATCCGGCTGGGGCTCGCGGGCACATACGCGGGCATCGTGCTCGTGCACCTGATTCCCTGCATCCCCTACATGACGCGGATGCTGACGGCCGTATGGCAGGGCCTCGGCCCCGAGCACGAGGAGGCCGCGGCCCTGCTCGGCGCGTCCCCCGTCCGCATCCTGTGGCACGTGACCCTGCCGATGCTGATGCCCGGCGTCTTGGCCGGCGCGCTGTTCGCGTTCCTGGTCTCCACCAACGTGTTCCTGTTGACCTTCCTGCTCGGGCAGGGCCGCGTCGTGACACTGCCCACGCTCCTGTTCTCGAAGATCTCGGGCGGCACGCTCGACGCCTCGGCGGCCGGCATCGCCCTCGTGGCCGCGCTGCCGGGGCTGGTACTCTTGGCCGTCTCGGACCGGCTGATCCGCGAGGAGGCCTTCGCGCGGGGGCTCTAG
- a CDS encoding ABC transporter permease, with translation MTRAGWRTALALAPIALVLGGLFGGALVLAVLQSLGFAPWFGVNRFPDAGAYAALAARPGFWASLGLTLWYALFATAISLVLGTALAVLLLRRFPGRRLFGYAYKLPLMVPYGVGIALAVLMMGQGGVLSRLAAAAGLIDDPGAFPALLRTHAGWGIVAVYVWKQLPFVALSVHAVLLGVGRDTVEAAQLLGASPAQTFRLVTLPQIVPGLVGAGTIALAFNLGAFEAPFILGGGYPDTLPVLAWRLFNDADYARQVEGMAAAVVLIALSGALLAAILLAYRAFERRIGRR, from the coding sequence ATGACGCGAGCGGGCTGGCGCACCGCGCTCGCGCTGGCCCCGATCGCGCTCGTGCTGGGGGGGCTGTTCGGCGGGGCGCTGGTGCTCGCCGTCCTGCAATCCCTCGGCTTCGCGCCGTGGTTCGGCGTGAACCGCTTTCCCGACGCGGGCGCCTACGCCGCCCTGGCGGCGCGCCCCGGCTTCTGGGCCTCGCTCGGGCTCACCCTCTGGTACGCGCTCTTCGCCACCGCGATCAGCCTCGTGCTCGGCACCGCGCTCGCCGTCCTGCTGCTGCGCCGCTTCCCCGGCCGGCGCCTGTTCGGCTACGCCTACAAGCTGCCCCTCATGGTGCCCTACGGCGTGGGGATCGCGCTGGCCGTGCTGATGATGGGGCAGGGGGGCGTGCTGTCGCGCCTCGCCGCCGCCGCCGGCCTTATCGACGACCCAGGCGCGTTCCCGGCCCTCCTGCGCACCCACGCGGGCTGGGGCATTGTCGCCGTCTACGTCTGGAAGCAGCTGCCCTTCGTGGCCCTCTCGGTCCATGCCGTGCTCCTGGGCGTTGGCCGCGACACGGTGGAGGCCGCGCAGCTCCTCGGGGCGTCCCCGGCCCAGACCTTTCGCCTCGTGACCCTGCCGCAGATCGTGCCGGGGCTGGTGGGCGCGGGCACCATCGCGCTGGCCTTCAACCTCGGCGCCTTCGAGGCGCCGTTCATCCTCGGCGGGGGCTATCCCGACACGCTGCCCGTGCTCGCCTGGCGCCTCTTCAACGACGCCGACTATGCACGGCAGGTCGAGGGCATGGCCGCCGCAGTGGTGCTGATCGCGCTGTCGGGCGCACTGCTCGCCGCGATCCTCCTCGCATACCGCGCCTTCGAGCGCCGCATCGGCCGCCGCTAG
- a CDS encoding ABC transporter substrate-binding protein: MIRTTAALALLTAPAFADAHADPEGFREAFLAGDVAWADVEARARAEGEVAFYHWGGSDLLNGWMDSVVVPALAERGVTLRPVRITGTKEAVDLVLAEKASGKDLGQGSVDAIWLNGENFATLKRQDALFGGFAPLLPEAAANVAFDPADPASGANLRDFGVETGGAEVPWSAEQYVCARNAARMDGEPPRDFDALRAYLEANPGKFTYVKPPHYVGNTFVQAALYAMNPDGTGAEPYQRDVSEFEPAELARLMAPAMDYLAGIEPLLASAGRYPEDAAALDGMFLNGEIDVACKFGIFAAATDSATGIWPAEAEHFVFPEGAMIRNKSFLAIPANAPNPAAALVLADWMTSLKAQATKLRDVGYPAGIDGSMLDDAANARLAEASPGLVGITQEELDANAAPDTNASLVDVIEAVWLERIEQGSDASLEEIVARAVEARGAE; this comes from the coding sequence ATGATCCGAACCACCGCCGCGCTGGCGCTTCTGACCGCGCCCGCCTTCGCCGACGCCCACGCCGACCCGGAGGGCTTCCGCGAGGCCTTCCTCGCAGGCGACGTCGCATGGGCGGACGTCGAGGCGCGGGCGCGCGCGGAGGGCGAGGTCGCCTTCTACCACTGGGGCGGCAGCGACCTCTTGAACGGCTGGATGGACTCGGTCGTCGTGCCCGCTCTGGCCGAGCGCGGCGTCACCCTGCGCCCCGTGCGGATCACCGGCACCAAGGAGGCGGTCGACCTCGTGCTCGCCGAGAAGGCGTCGGGCAAGGACCTGGGCCAAGGTTCGGTCGATGCGATCTGGCTCAACGGCGAGAACTTCGCGACCCTGAAGCGCCAGGACGCCCTGTTCGGCGGCTTCGCGCCCCTGCTCCCCGAGGCTGCGGCCAACGTCGCCTTCGACCCCGCCGATCCCGCCTCGGGCGCCAACCTGCGCGACTTCGGCGTGGAGACCGGCGGCGCCGAGGTCCCGTGGTCCGCCGAGCAGTACGTCTGCGCCCGCAATGCGGCCCGCATGGACGGCGAGCCGCCCCGCGACTTCGACGCCTTGCGCGCCTACCTGGAGGCCAACCCCGGCAAGTTCACTTACGTGAAGCCGCCCCATTACGTCGGCAACACCTTCGTGCAGGCCGCCCTCTACGCCATGAACCCCGACGGCACCGGCGCCGAGCCCTACCAGCGCGACGTGTCCGAGTTCGAGCCCGCCGAGCTCGCCCGCCTCATGGCGCCCGCGATGGACTACCTGGCCGGGATCGAGCCGCTGCTGGCAAGCGCGGGGCGCTACCCCGAGGATGCCGCGGCCCTCGACGGCATGTTCCTGAACGGCGAGATCGACGTGGCGTGCAAGTTCGGCATCTTCGCCGCGGCCACCGACTCGGCGACCGGCATCTGGCCCGCCGAGGCCGAGCACTTCGTGTTCCCGGAAGGCGCGATGATCCGCAACAAGAGCTTCCTCGCCATCCCCGCCAACGCGCCCAACCCCGCCGCCGCCCTCGTGCTGGCGGACTGGATGACGTCGCTTAAGGCGCAGGCCACCAAGCTGCGCGACGTGGGCTACCCGGCGGGCATCGACGGCTCGATGCTCGATGATGCCGCGAACGCCCGGCTGGCCGAGGCCTCGCCCGGCCTGGTGGGCATCACGCAGGAGGAGCTGGACGCCAACGCGGCCCCCGATACCAACGCTTCGCTCGTGGACGTGATCGAGGCCGTCTGGCTGGAGCGGATCGAGCAGGGCTCGGACGCGTCGCTCGAGGAGATCGTGGCCCGCGCGGTCGAGGCGCGCGGCGCCGAATGA
- a CDS encoding ABC transporter ATP-binding protein yields the protein MDLRIPSGALVALLGPSGCGKTTLLRSIAGLEPVAAGRIRFDGQDVTGLAPQHRGAGLVFQGYALFPHMTVARNVAFGLRMHGVPEPERTARVAAMLETVRLGAEAHRFPSQLSGGQRQRVALARTLVTEPAVLMLDEPLANLDTGLRAEMRRFIRALQRRLGITTVFVTHDQSEALEMADRVAVVLDGRIAQEGTPEAIYRRPATPKIAAFMGADNVLPARIEAGVAHTPIGAVPVAPGAHGSTVMLRAEVIDIGDAGLAGRIEARDFTGAAARYRVAVGGGHVTVTEPARRLLDPGTAVRLRIDPEAVWCFPGKGGGRAGRD from the coding sequence GTGGACCTGCGCATCCCCTCGGGCGCCCTAGTGGCCCTTCTTGGCCCGTCGGGCTGCGGCAAGACCACGCTCCTGCGCAGCATCGCCGGACTGGAGCCCGTGGCAGCGGGGCGCATCCGCTTCGACGGGCAGGACGTCACCGGGCTGGCCCCGCAACACAGGGGCGCCGGGCTGGTGTTCCAGGGCTACGCGCTGTTCCCGCACATGACCGTCGCCCGCAACGTCGCCTTCGGGCTGCGGATGCACGGCGTGCCCGAACCGGAGCGCACGGCCCGCGTGGCGGCGATGCTGGAGACCGTGCGCCTCGGTGCGGAGGCCCACCGCTTCCCCTCGCAGCTCTCGGGCGGCCAGCGCCAGCGCGTGGCCCTCGCGCGCACGCTCGTGACCGAGCCGGCGGTGCTGATGCTCGACGAGCCGCTCGCCAACCTCGACACCGGCCTGCGCGCCGAGATGCGCCGCTTCATCCGCGCGCTCCAGCGTCGGCTCGGCATCACCACCGTGTTCGTGACCCACGACCAGTCCGAGGCGCTGGAGATGGCGGACCGCGTGGCCGTCGTGCTCGACGGGCGCATCGCGCAGGAGGGCACGCCCGAGGCGATCTACCGCCGCCCGGCCACACCGAAGATCGCCGCCTTCATGGGCGCCGACAACGTCCTGCCCGCCCGCATCGAGGCGGGCGTCGCCCACACCCCCATCGGCGCGGTGCCCGTGGCCCCCGGCGCGCATGGCTCCACCGTCATGCTGCGCGCAGAGGTCATCGACATCGGGGACGCCGGTCTCGCGGGCCGCATCGAGGCGCGCGACTTCACCGGCGCCGCGGCCCGCTACCGCGTGGCCGTGGGCGGCGGTCACGTGACGGTGACCGAGCCCGCGCGCCGGCTTCTGGACCCGGGCACGGCGGTTCGCCTACGTATCGACCCCGAGGCGGTCTGGTGCTTTCCCGGGAAGGGGGGCGGCCGCGCAGGGAGAGACTAA
- a CDS encoding cupin domain-containing protein → MSFDGAAMEGVRLVRYGELVPCKTAFIDAHTPGSDAKENFTIIGGGVSESPDQHVHIIEPHGFNIGAAGQPPRCRNSLHSHRTAEVFWVLSGRWRFFWGRRGDAGEVVLNPGDIIDIPTGIFRGFENVGTDYGMIMAILGGDDAGGGVIWAPQVIEDAAAHGLVLGENGKLYDSKRGQSLPEGVGPMPKLTEAELADYPELSPAEVVGWGVRRYDDMVALANPKPVKVIGERGIIRDRPGFEVDMITRASATERTHAHDRPSVLMPARGHWRVTWTGGECVMAPGDTCSVPAGLEHAAVPSMEGEAALYHVVATDDPAGPSMRG, encoded by the coding sequence ATGAGCTTCGACGGAGCCGCGATGGAAGGGGTGCGCCTCGTGCGCTATGGCGAGCTGGTGCCGTGCAAGACGGCGTTCATCGACGCCCACACGCCCGGGTCCGATGCCAAGGAGAACTTCACCATCATCGGCGGCGGCGTCTCGGAATCCCCTGACCAGCACGTCCACATCATCGAACCCCACGGCTTCAACATCGGCGCCGCAGGCCAGCCGCCGCGCTGCCGCAACTCGCTCCACTCCCACCGCACCGCCGAGGTGTTCTGGGTGCTGTCGGGCCGCTGGCGCTTCTTCTGGGGGCGCCGGGGCGACGCGGGCGAGGTGGTCCTGAACCCCGGCGACATCATCGACATCCCCACCGGCATCTTCCGCGGCTTCGAGAACGTGGGCACCGACTACGGGATGATCATGGCGATCCTCGGCGGCGACGACGCCGGCGGCGGCGTGATCTGGGCGCCGCAGGTGATCGAAGACGCCGCCGCGCACGGGCTGGTGCTGGGCGAGAACGGCAAGCTCTATGACTCGAAGCGCGGTCAGTCGCTGCCCGAGGGCGTGGGGCCGATGCCCAAGCTCACCGAGGCCGAGCTTGCCGACTACCCCGAGCTGTCGCCCGCCGAGGTCGTCGGCTGGGGCGTGCGCCGCTACGATGACATGGTGGCGCTGGCGAACCCCAAGCCGGTGAAGGTGATCGGCGAGCGGGGCATCATCCGCGACCGCCCCGGCTTCGAGGTCGACATGATCACCCGCGCCTCTGCCACCGAGCGCACCCACGCCCACGACCGCCCCTCGGTGCTGATGCCCGCACGCGGGCACTGGCGGGTGACGTGGACGGGGGGCGAATGCGTGATGGCGCCGGGCGACACCTGCTCGGTCCCTGCCGGGCTGGAGCATGCCGCGGTGCCGTCGATGGAGGGCGAGGCCGCGCTCTACCACGTGGTCGCCACGGACGACCCCGCCGGCCCGTCGATGCGCGGCTGA
- a CDS encoding DUF2268 domain-containing putative Zn-dependent protease (predicted Zn-dependent protease with a strongly conserved HExxH motif) produces MDHVGAVSDLSDVDLIVHPTDFGRDQFPIAAFTMGPNNIHIGIERSQLSSEELESELLRTTVHELHHALRWRYVSRWTVGEAVILEGLALVADHAVGGPQEGVDRPLSDIAEAMEYVTSHRDEKLENHRNWLYTSEPSQPGGIARVYTVGLLMMRNAILELGGDSWNAAKLPAPRLLDAGEAAVRRRVLAQAG; encoded by the coding sequence GTGGATCACGTGGGCGCCGTGTCCGACCTGTCGGACGTCGATCTCATCGTGCATCCCACGGACTTCGGGCGCGACCAGTTCCCGATCGCCGCCTTCACCATGGGGCCGAACAACATCCACATCGGCATCGAGCGCTCGCAGCTCTCCTCCGAGGAGCTGGAGTCCGAGCTGCTCCGCACCACCGTGCACGAGCTGCACCACGCCCTGCGCTGGCGCTACGTCAGCCGGTGGACCGTGGGCGAGGCCGTGATCCTCGAAGGGCTGGCCCTCGTGGCGGACCACGCCGTGGGCGGCCCGCAGGAGGGCGTGGACCGGCCCCTGTCGGACATCGCCGAGGCGATGGAGTACGTGACCAGCCACCGCGACGAGAAGCTCGAGAACCACCGCAACTGGCTCTACACCTCGGAGCCCTCGCAGCCGGGCGGCATCGCGCGGGTCTACACCGTGGGCCTCCTGATGATGCGCAACGCGATCCTGGAGCTGGGCGGCGACTCCTGGAACGCGGCGAAGCTGCCGGCCCCCCGGCTGCTCGACGCGGGCGAGGCGGCGGTGCGGCGCCGGGTGCTGGCGCAGGCGGGCTGA